Proteins found in one Amycolatopsis umgeniensis genomic segment:
- a CDS encoding LysR family transcriptional regulator — MTAQLAPQLALLTALRRTTNVTRAAELLGVPQPTVSRRISALGDALGAPLTVPDGRGIRLTRAAELLADAAERALAAVDAGVRQAREEVDPGSGHVVLGFLHLLGRSLVPTMLRGYRADHPGVRFTLVQGSRQDMVDRLTSGELDLALLAPAPVEDPLLDTAVLAEQEIFLSVPTSHRLADRPSAAIEDLKDEEFVLLETGYGLRTITDDLCAAAGFEPKIAFEGQESDTVRGLVAAGLGVALLPRFEPGSPAGVAEVPLVPPVGRTIGLAWRKDVIPTPAVMRFRERVRAERW, encoded by the coding sequence ATGACCGCCCAGCTAGCCCCCCAGCTCGCGCTGCTCACCGCACTTCGCCGCACGACGAACGTCACACGTGCGGCCGAACTGCTCGGCGTCCCGCAGCCCACGGTGAGCCGCCGGATCTCGGCGCTCGGCGACGCCCTCGGCGCTCCGCTGACGGTCCCCGACGGCCGCGGCATCCGGCTCACCCGAGCCGCCGAACTGCTGGCCGACGCCGCCGAACGCGCCCTCGCCGCCGTCGACGCCGGGGTCCGCCAAGCCCGCGAGGAGGTCGACCCCGGATCCGGGCACGTCGTGCTCGGCTTCCTGCACCTGCTCGGCCGGTCGCTGGTCCCCACCATGCTCCGCGGCTACCGCGCGGACCATCCGGGAGTCCGGTTCACGCTGGTCCAAGGCTCACGTCAGGACATGGTCGACAGGCTGACCAGCGGTGAACTCGACCTCGCGCTGCTCGCGCCCGCACCCGTCGAAGACCCGCTGCTCGACACCGCCGTGCTCGCCGAACAGGAGATCTTCCTCTCCGTTCCGACCTCGCACCGCCTCGCCGACCGGCCCAGTGCCGCCATCGAGGACCTCAAGGACGAGGAATTCGTCCTCCTCGAGACCGGCTACGGCCTCCGCACCATCACCGACGACCTGTGCGCCGCGGCGGGCTTCGAACCGAAGATCGCCTTCGAGGGCCAGGAGTCCGACACCGTCCGAGGACTGGTCGCGGCCGGGCTCGGGGTCGCGCTGCTCCCCCGGTTCGAACCCGGCAGTCCGGCGGGCGTCGCCGAAGTCCCGCTGGTGCCGCCGGTCGGCCGGACCATCGGGCTGGCGTGGCGCAAGGACGTGATCCCGACGCCCGCGGTAATGCGGTTCCGGGAGCGGGTCCGCGCGGAGCGCTGGTGA
- a CDS encoding MFS transporter, with protein MTIAVAAAGISSFALLYAPQPVLPQLAEQYHLDPGGASLAVSVATGALAIAVLPIAALSEVVGRRPVIIASVVLSVVFGFLLPLAPSYPALLVLRALQGVAIAGFPGVAAAYLAERLGKAGLAAAVGAMIAGNTVGGMVGRLAAGFTAGPFGYHGALLVVAVIGLVCAVVTVLALPPGEQGTFAITSGDRRRSEVLREQGRAVLAGLGAAVRKPVLLVQYAVALLAMGSFVALYNAAGFRLTGEPLNLSPAIASLVFLAYAMGSVSSATAGRLVGRFGRRRALAGALLLTIAGAALTLSDSLSLVIAGFVVLTGAFFAAHAVANGWAAAEAPENARGQVGGLYTLSYYLGSSIGGAVGATVYGHAGWSWLIVLTACWLALAAAAVVAVVPKSVKASFPTLKVGKEAFTERV; from the coding sequence GTGACGATCGCCGTCGCGGCGGCCGGGATCTCGTCGTTCGCCCTGCTCTACGCGCCGCAGCCGGTGCTGCCGCAGCTGGCCGAGCAGTACCACCTCGATCCCGGTGGCGCTTCGCTCGCGGTGAGCGTCGCGACCGGTGCGCTCGCGATCGCCGTCCTGCCGATCGCGGCGCTCTCCGAGGTGGTGGGACGTCGTCCGGTGATCATCGCTTCGGTGGTCCTGTCGGTCGTCTTCGGTTTCCTGCTGCCGCTGGCGCCCAGTTACCCGGCGCTGCTCGTGCTGCGAGCCCTGCAGGGGGTCGCCATCGCGGGGTTCCCCGGGGTGGCCGCCGCCTACCTCGCGGAACGGCTCGGCAAGGCCGGGCTCGCGGCGGCGGTGGGCGCGATGATCGCCGGGAACACCGTCGGCGGCATGGTCGGCAGGCTCGCGGCCGGGTTCACCGCCGGACCGTTCGGCTACCACGGCGCGCTGCTCGTCGTCGCGGTGATCGGACTGGTCTGCGCGGTGGTCACGGTGCTCGCCCTGCCGCCGGGGGAGCAAGGGACCTTTGCTATCACCTCCGGGGATCGCCGCAGGTCAGAGGTGCTTCGTGAGCAGGGCCGGGCGGTCCTCGCGGGCCTCGGCGCCGCCGTTCGGAAGCCCGTGCTGCTGGTCCAATACGCGGTCGCGCTGCTGGCGATGGGCTCGTTCGTCGCGCTCTACAACGCCGCCGGATTCCGCCTGACCGGCGAGCCGCTGAACCTCTCGCCCGCGATCGCGTCGCTCGTCTTCCTCGCTTACGCGATGGGCTCGGTCTCGTCGGCGACGGCGGGCAGGCTCGTCGGCCGGTTCGGACGTCGCCGGGCCCTCGCCGGCGCGTTGCTGCTCACGATCGCGGGCGCCGCGCTGACGCTGTCCGACTCGCTGTCGCTGGTCATCGCCGGTTTCGTGGTGCTGACCGGCGCGTTCTTCGCCGCGCACGCGGTCGCCAACGGCTGGGCCGCCGCGGAGGCGCCCGAGAACGCCCGAGGCCAGGTCGGCGGGCTCTACACGCTGTCGTACTACCTCGGCAGCAGCATCGGCGGCGCTGTCGGCGCGACCGTCTACGGGCACGCGGGCTGGAGCTGGCTGATCGTGCTCACCGCCTGCTGGCTAGCCCTGGCCGCGGCGGCCGTGGTGGCGGTGGTCCCCAAGTCCGTGAAGGCCTCCTTCCCTACCCTCAAAGTAGGGAAGGAGGCCTTCACGGAGCGCGTCTGA
- a CDS encoding class I SAM-dependent methyltransferase, giving the protein MNSGTHAGSPAEAADADLVDGYLPDDEVLATARARSADLGCGPLSAGAGATLRFLATTLRAKAVVEVGTGAGVSGLCLLRGMVDDGILTSIDIEPEYHRAARSAFREAGYPPGRTRLIMGRALDVLPRLTPGGYDLVFVDSAPVEYPSCYEKAVALLRPGGILAFHNVSGARVTDPSRRDPDTLALREVARAFREDDRLVPALLPVGGGLLVGAIA; this is encoded by the coding sequence GTGAATTCCGGGACGCATGCGGGCTCGCCTGCCGAGGCCGCCGACGCCGACCTCGTCGACGGGTACCTCCCCGACGACGAGGTTCTGGCCACCGCGCGGGCACGGTCGGCCGATCTGGGGTGCGGTCCGCTGAGCGCGGGCGCGGGCGCGACCCTGCGTTTCCTCGCCACGACGCTGCGCGCGAAGGCCGTCGTCGAGGTCGGAACAGGGGCGGGCGTGAGCGGATTGTGCCTGCTCAGGGGCATGGTCGACGACGGGATCCTCACTTCGATCGACATCGAGCCCGAGTACCACCGGGCGGCCCGGTCCGCGTTCCGGGAGGCCGGTTACCCGCCGGGGCGGACCCGGCTGATCATGGGTCGCGCGCTCGATGTCCTCCCCCGGCTCACCCCCGGCGGCTATGACCTGGTGTTCGTCGATTCGGCGCCGGTCGAGTACCCGAGTTGCTACGAGAAGGCCGTCGCGCTGCTGCGGCCCGGCGGGATACTGGCGTTCCACAACGTCTCAGGGGCCCGAGTGACGGATCCCTCACGGCGCGACCCGGACACGCTCGCGCTGCGCGAGGTCGCGCGGGCCTTCCGCGAGGACGACAGGCTGGTCCCGGCGCTGCTGCCGGTGGGTGGCGGGCTGCTGGTCGGCGCGATCGCGTAG
- the sigE gene encoding RNA polymerase sigma factor SigE, with protein MEVPTSPMQDTMQDQQADQVTPVTVDEAAWTPPSWDEVVREHADRVYRLAYRLTGNAHDAEDLTQETFIRVFRSLASYKPGTFEGWLHRITTNLFLDMARRRSRVRMEGLPEDTDRIVGDDPSPEQVYSDTHLDPDLQAALDELPPEFRAAVVLCDVEGLSYEEIGATLGVKLGTVRSRIHRGRQALRASLERRRAAAQESAKVGV; from the coding sequence ATGGAGGTGCCTACTTCCCCGATGCAGGACACGATGCAGGACCAGCAAGCGGACCAGGTCACGCCGGTGACCGTGGACGAGGCCGCATGGACGCCGCCGTCATGGGACGAGGTCGTGCGTGAACACGCCGACCGCGTGTACCGGCTGGCGTACCGCCTGACCGGTAACGCCCACGACGCCGAGGACCTGACGCAGGAGACCTTCATCCGGGTCTTCCGCTCCCTCGCGTCCTACAAGCCCGGCACGTTCGAGGGCTGGCTGCACCGCATCACCACGAACCTCTTCCTCGACATGGCCCGCCGCCGCTCACGCGTGCGGATGGAAGGCCTCCCCGAGGACACCGACCGCATCGTCGGTGACGACCCGAGCCCGGAGCAGGTCTACTCGGACACCCATCTCGACCCGGATCTGCAGGCCGCGCTCGACGAGCTGCCGCCCGAGTTCCGTGCCGCGGTCGTGCTGTGTGACGTCGAAGGCCTCTCTTACGAGGAGATCGGCGCCACTCTCGGTGTCAAACTCGGCACCGTGCGCAGCCGGATCCACCGTGGCCGCCAGGCACTTCGCGCTTCTTTGGAGCGTCGTCGCGCCGCGGCGCAGGAGTCTGCGAAGGTGGGGGTATGA
- a CDS encoding anti-sigma factor family protein yields MTAPRGWGLPESHLLPDAIVAFVDGELTLGAQDRASAHIARCPSCAAEVTAQRQAVTAVKQAGAPSMSAGFLASLCSIPQNTELPGAPDNLAMTADGQLVAIQRPDRVAGLRDTGVLGGTAPLGSSAPLGQSPNVLGGGRFGVARRKYAQGAGVVVSGLVLSALALVATSGDGTEDQPGPGFVPPQGVNAGLLPAQLGGGAKPEPPRSPAPSPSTSSLPVPVSAR; encoded by the coding sequence ATGACCGCACCGCGAGGCTGGGGACTCCCCGAGTCGCATCTGCTTCCGGACGCCATCGTCGCCTTCGTGGACGGCGAGCTGACTCTCGGCGCCCAGGACAGGGCATCGGCGCATATCGCCCGCTGCCCGTCGTGCGCGGCCGAGGTCACCGCGCAGCGTCAGGCCGTCACCGCCGTGAAGCAGGCGGGAGCCCCGTCGATGTCGGCGGGTTTCCTGGCCAGCCTGTGCTCCATCCCGCAGAACACCGAACTCCCCGGCGCGCCGGACAACCTGGCGATGACGGCCGACGGTCAGCTGGTGGCCATCCAGCGGCCCGACAGGGTCGCCGGCCTTCGTGACACCGGAGTGCTGGGCGGCACGGCTCCGTTGGGATCATCGGCGCCACTGGGCCAGTCGCCGAACGTCCTCGGCGGCGGGCGGTTCGGCGTCGCTCGCCGGAAGTACGCGCAGGGCGCCGGAGTCGTCGTTTCGGGTCTGGTGCTGAGCGCCCTGGCCCTGGTCGCGACCTCGGGTGACGGCACCGAAGACCAGCCGGGCCCCGGGTTCGTGCCCCCGCAGGGCGTCAACGCCGGACTGCTGCCCGCGCAGCTGGGCGGCGGCGCGAAGCCCGAGCCGCCGCGCAGCCCCGCGCCGAGCCCGAGCACGTCCAGCCTGCCCGTGCCCGTGTCGGCCCGCTGA
- a CDS encoding LppU/SCO3897 family protein — MSENPGAPFPPQNAPHQQWPQQQWPQQQGWPQQPPKKKGLSTKLKVLLLVGALVVVGGGISLILVLKAVAGPEKQAKSLTEGDCVVLTGSGKEADAVKTACDSPQAPYAVSLTGLDKGEWECKEGFYRYAVPRPARGDGVALCLAINAKVGLCFDDIESKTPPPLKDCGSARLRISEVFPQSSMVNSPCAEGTAEVISYASYGTSNFKSATICFVKP, encoded by the coding sequence ATGTCGGAGAACCCGGGGGCCCCTTTTCCGCCCCAGAACGCCCCTCACCAGCAGTGGCCCCAGCAGCAGTGGCCGCAACAGCAGGGCTGGCCGCAGCAGCCGCCCAAGAAGAAGGGGTTGTCCACCAAACTGAAAGTGCTGCTGCTCGTCGGCGCGCTCGTCGTGGTCGGCGGCGGGATCAGCCTGATCCTCGTGCTGAAGGCTGTCGCCGGGCCGGAGAAGCAGGCGAAGAGCCTGACCGAGGGCGACTGCGTCGTGCTGACCGGCTCCGGCAAGGAGGCCGATGCGGTCAAGACGGCGTGCGATTCCCCTCAGGCGCCGTACGCGGTGAGCCTCACCGGTCTCGACAAGGGTGAGTGGGAGTGCAAGGAAGGCTTCTACCGCTACGCCGTCCCTCGGCCGGCTCGCGGCGACGGCGTCGCCCTGTGCTTGGCGATCAACGCCAAGGTCGGGCTGTGCTTCGACGACATCGAGAGCAAGACCCCGCCGCCGTTGAAGGACTGCGGCTCGGCGCGGCTGAGGATCAGCGAGGTCTTCCCGCAGTCGAGCATGGTGAACAGTCCGTGCGCGGAAGGCACGGCGGAGGTCATCTCCTACGCCAGCTACGGGACTTCGAACTTCAAGAGCGCGACGATCTGCTTCGTCAAACCCTGA
- a CDS encoding S1C family serine protease, producing the protein MTEQPNANPQQPGDPAGDRLAPRPLARPAVDPAQAATFGRPRGVDGAFDKLYQPGTNGQATPGVNLAPPTPESLAEAFRRPPGAEGVVLERPHGTNGSEPSANGAEDPLWTTTSDPWRDPSSGAVLAGPAVQQESEAEKDAKRPQGALLSLPEVLFGRRVQTKALAILAGVALVIGAAGGLIGWWFADTGTELTGQASISEADAAKERPAGSIADIAHRVAPAVVSLEVFKPGADAGQQGSGVVIDNQGYVLTNEHVISAATADSATKVTAVFFDGKRVEAKIVGADAKTDLAVVKVDVKNLTALQVGKSSDLAVGDSVIAVGSPLALQNSVTAGIVSALNRPVTAGGDGGSAPVIYEAIQTDAAINHGNSGGALVDATGALVGINSAIRSSSAEGGSIGIGFAIPSDYAVKIAKTLIKDGKVVHPDIGINASSTVAGSSTMGAQVRNVAPGGPAASAGIKEGDVITEVGGRLVRDSAELLVAVRAREVGEMVPVRLVRDGSSLVVDVKLASD; encoded by the coding sequence ATGACCGAGCAGCCGAACGCGAATCCTCAGCAGCCTGGTGACCCGGCGGGGGATCGGCTCGCGCCGCGCCCGCTGGCCCGGCCCGCCGTCGATCCGGCGCAGGCGGCCACGTTCGGCAGGCCGCGTGGCGTCGACGGCGCCTTCGACAAGCTGTACCAGCCCGGTACGAACGGGCAGGCCACGCCGGGTGTGAACCTGGCGCCGCCGACACCGGAATCGCTCGCCGAAGCCTTCCGCCGCCCGCCGGGCGCCGAAGGGGTCGTGCTGGAGCGTCCGCACGGCACCAACGGCTCCGAACCGTCCGCGAACGGCGCGGAAGACCCGCTCTGGACCACGACCTCGGATCCGTGGCGCGATCCCTCGTCCGGCGCCGTCCTCGCCGGACCAGCCGTGCAGCAGGAGTCAGAAGCCGAGAAGGACGCGAAGCGCCCGCAAGGTGCGTTGCTGAGCCTTCCGGAGGTGCTCTTCGGGCGGCGCGTGCAGACGAAGGCGCTGGCGATCCTCGCCGGCGTCGCGCTGGTCATCGGCGCCGCGGGCGGGCTGATCGGCTGGTGGTTCGCCGACACCGGCACCGAACTGACCGGTCAGGCCAGCATCTCCGAGGCCGACGCGGCCAAGGAACGCCCGGCGGGCTCGATCGCGGACATCGCCCACCGGGTGGCGCCCGCCGTGGTCTCGCTCGAGGTCTTCAAACCCGGCGCCGACGCGGGCCAGCAGGGCTCCGGCGTCGTCATCGACAACCAGGGCTACGTGCTGACGAACGAGCACGTGATCTCGGCCGCGACGGCCGACTCGGCCACCAAGGTCACCGCCGTGTTCTTCGACGGCAAACGCGTCGAGGCGAAGATCGTCGGCGCCGATGCCAAAACCGATCTGGCCGTGGTCAAGGTCGACGTCAAGAACCTGACCGCGTTGCAGGTCGGGAAGTCGTCCGACCTCGCCGTCGGCGATTCGGTGATCGCCGTCGGTTCGCCGCTGGCGCTGCAGAACTCGGTCACCGCGGGCATCGTGAGCGCGCTCAACCGCCCGGTCACCGCGGGCGGCGACGGCGGCAGCGCGCCGGTGATCTACGAGGCCATCCAGACCGACGCCGCGATCAACCACGGAAACTCGGGCGGCGCGCTCGTCGACGCGACAGGTGCGCTCGTCGGGATCAACTCGGCGATCCGCTCGTCCAGCGCCGAGGGCGGCAGCATCGGCATCGGCTTCGCCATCCCGAGCGACTACGCGGTGAAGATCGCGAAAACACTGATCAAGGACGGCAAGGTCGTCCATCCCGACATCGGCATCAACGCTTCGTCGACCGTCGCGGGCTCCAGCACCATGGGCGCGCAGGTCCGCAACGTCGCCCCGGGTGGCCCGGCCGCGTCCGCGGGCATCAAAGAAGGCGACGTCATCACGGAAGTGGGCGGACGGCTCGTGCGCGACTCGGCGGAACTGCTCGTCGCGGTCCGCGCGCGTGAAGTCGGCGAAATGGTGCCTGTCCGCCTTGTCCGGGATGGGTCTTCACTTGTCGTCGACGTGAAACTGGCCTCGGACTAG
- the tatB gene encoding Sec-independent protein translocase protein TatB: MFESVGWGEILIIVVAGLFILGPERLPEAAAWLAKSVRKVRDFATGAKTQLREEMGPEFDQLRKPLEDLRGLRNFDPKRVVTQHLFDGDTDPLGLKDVNGTNGSHGGGSNGASKPNGYPATAAQPEPLKPGERPPVDPDAT, from the coding sequence GTGTTCGAGAGTGTCGGCTGGGGAGAGATCCTCATCATCGTCGTCGCGGGTCTTTTCATCCTCGGTCCGGAAAGGCTGCCCGAAGCGGCGGCCTGGCTGGCGAAGAGCGTCCGCAAGGTCCGCGATTTCGCGACCGGGGCCAAGACGCAACTGCGCGAGGAGATGGGTCCGGAGTTCGACCAGCTGCGCAAGCCGCTGGAGGATCTGCGAGGCCTGCGGAACTTCGACCCGAAGCGGGTCGTCACCCAGCACCTGTTCGACGGTGACACGGATCCGCTGGGGCTCAAGGACGTCAACGGCACCAACGGTTCCCACGGCGGCGGTTCCAACGGCGCTTCGAAGCCCAACGGCTATCCGGCGACGGCCGCGCAGCCCGAGCCGCTGAAGCCGGGCGAGCGCCCTCCGGTCGACCCGGACGCCACCTGA
- a CDS encoding P-loop NTPase, with protein MTSTQQLPSVDDVRTALKAVYDPEIKKPITELGMVKGVEVGSDGVVVVGIYLTVAGCPLKATLTNDTTEAVKKLPGVSDVRVELDVMNDEQRTELRKSLRGDATEPVIPFAQPGSLTRVYCVASGKGGVGKSSVTVNLAAAMAERGLSVGVVDADIYGHSVPRMLGTHEKPTKVDTMIMPPQAHGVKVISIGMFTPGNTPVVWRGPMLHRALQQFLADVFWGDLDILLLDLPPGTGDIAISVAQLIPNAEILVVTTPQQAAAEVAERAGAIALQTRQRVAGVIENMSWLETPEGERMEIFGSGGGQSVADSLSKSVGSTVPLLGQIPMDPRVVSLGDAGTPIVLAEPDAPASLVLKEAAKKLTVRARGLAGMMLNVTPAGR; from the coding sequence GTGACCAGTACGCAGCAACTCCCCAGCGTCGACGATGTCCGCACCGCGCTGAAGGCCGTGTACGACCCGGAGATCAAGAAACCGATCACCGAACTCGGCATGGTCAAGGGCGTGGAGGTGGGCTCGGACGGTGTGGTCGTCGTCGGGATCTACCTGACGGTCGCCGGCTGCCCGTTGAAGGCGACGCTGACCAACGACACCACCGAAGCCGTCAAGAAGCTCCCCGGCGTCAGCGACGTCCGGGTCGAGCTCGACGTGATGAACGACGAGCAACGCACGGAACTGCGAAAATCCCTGCGCGGGGACGCCACGGAACCGGTGATCCCGTTCGCGCAGCCGGGTTCGCTGACGCGGGTCTACTGCGTCGCGTCCGGTAAGGGCGGGGTCGGCAAATCCTCGGTGACGGTGAACCTCGCCGCGGCGATGGCCGAGCGCGGGCTCTCCGTCGGCGTGGTCGACGCGGACATCTACGGGCACTCGGTGCCGCGGATGCTCGGCACGCACGAGAAGCCGACCAAGGTCGACACCATGATCATGCCGCCGCAGGCGCACGGCGTGAAGGTCATCTCGATCGGCATGTTCACCCCGGGCAACACGCCCGTCGTGTGGCGTGGGCCGATGCTGCACCGCGCGCTGCAGCAGTTCCTCGCCGACGTCTTCTGGGGCGACCTCGACATCCTGCTGCTGGACCTGCCACCGGGCACCGGCGACATCGCGATCTCGGTGGCTCAGCTGATCCCGAACGCGGAGATCCTGGTCGTCACCACCCCGCAGCAGGCGGCCGCCGAAGTGGCCGAGCGCGCGGGCGCGATCGCGCTGCAGACGCGGCAGCGGGTCGCCGGGGTCATCGAGAACATGTCGTGGCTGGAAACGCCCGAGGGCGAGCGGATGGAGATCTTCGGCTCCGGCGGCGGGCAATCCGTCGCCGACTCGCTGTCGAAGTCGGTCGGCTCGACCGTGCCGCTGCTCGGGCAGATCCCGATGGACCCGCGCGTGGTCTCGCTCGGCGACGCGGGAACGCCGATCGTGCTGGCGGAGCCGGACGCGCCGGCGTCGCTCGTGCTCAAGGAGGCGGCGAAGAAGCTGACCGTCCGGGCGCGCGGGCTGGCCGGGATGATGCTGAACGTCACCCCCGCAGGCCGCTGA
- a CDS encoding DUF1003 domain-containing protein has translation MPELTSGRRLDQPRRQGRFRLNIDPDAFGRLTERVARFLGTGKYLFWQTLIVIVWIVLNLVAVSLRWDPYPFILLNLAFSTQAAYAAPLILLAQNRQDDRDSISLKEDRNRAEQTKADTEYLARELASLRIAVGEVATRDFLRSELDRLREDLDAKPRKGKPDRAATGT, from the coding sequence GTGCCTGAACTGACTTCCGGACGGCGGCTCGACCAGCCCCGCCGCCAAGGCCGGTTCAGGCTGAACATCGATCCGGACGCCTTCGGCAGGCTCACCGAGCGGGTCGCGCGGTTCCTCGGCACCGGCAAGTACCTGTTCTGGCAGACGCTGATCGTCATCGTCTGGATCGTGCTGAACCTGGTGGCGGTCTCCTTGCGATGGGACCCGTACCCGTTCATCCTGCTGAACCTGGCCTTCTCGACACAGGCCGCCTACGCCGCGCCGCTCATCCTGCTGGCGCAGAACCGGCAGGACGACCGCGACAGCATCTCGCTGAAGGAAGACCGGAACCGGGCCGAGCAGACCAAGGCGGACACCGAATACCTCGCCAGGGAGCTCGCGTCGCTGCGGATCGCGGTCGGCGAGGTCGCCACGCGCGACTTCCTGCGGAGCGAACTCGACCGTCTCCGTGAGGATCTTGACGCCAAGCCGCGCAAGGGCAAACCCGACCGTGCCGCTACCGGTACGTAA
- a CDS encoding magnesium transporter MgtE N-terminal domain-containing protein, translating into MAAVNRVFAAQLAGLPVFGPDGESIGKVRDLVAGLRLDQQPPRILGIVVELTTRRRVFVPMLRVTSIEPSAVTLATGSVNMRRFHQRPNEVLVVGQLFDAYATLTGSDTRVTVVDAGMEPTRTRDWVLAKLAIRERSSRLGLGRRRAPMQVLPWSEVSGLGLTDLTGQTQGAAQLLMLFDTMRAADVAATVRDLPLKRRHEVADAMDDEHLADVIEELPEDDQKELLSYLAEERAADILEAMNPDDAADLLAELAPAEQSRFLELMEPEESAPVKRLLKYSSDTAGGLMTPEPVVLTPDATVAEALAHIRNADLPVALASMVFVCRPPTETPTGRFVGVVHFQRLLREPPAEMVASAVDTQLPALRPNATLSEVTRYFAAYNLTCGPVVDAEDHLLGAVTVDDVLDHLLPEDWRETGLHDITGDITIDTEEAERA; encoded by the coding sequence ATGGCCGCCGTCAACAGGGTATTCGCAGCTCAGCTGGCCGGTTTGCCGGTTTTCGGACCGGATGGTGAATCGATCGGCAAGGTGCGGGACCTGGTGGCGGGCCTCCGGCTCGATCAGCAGCCGCCGCGGATCCTGGGCATCGTGGTCGAGCTGACGACGAGGCGCCGCGTGTTCGTGCCGATGTTGCGCGTGACCTCCATCGAGCCCAGCGCGGTCACGCTCGCCACCGGTTCGGTCAACATGCGGCGCTTCCATCAGCGCCCCAACGAGGTGCTGGTGGTCGGGCAACTGTTCGACGCGTACGCCACGCTCACGGGATCGGATACCCGGGTCACCGTCGTCGACGCCGGTATGGAGCCGACGAGGACGCGGGACTGGGTGCTCGCGAAACTCGCCATCCGCGAGCGGTCGAGCAGGCTCGGCCTCGGCAGGCGCCGAGCGCCGATGCAGGTGCTGCCGTGGTCGGAGGTGTCCGGGCTCGGGCTCACCGACCTGACCGGCCAGACCCAGGGCGCGGCGCAGCTGCTGATGCTGTTCGACACCATGCGCGCGGCCGACGTCGCCGCCACGGTCCGCGACCTGCCGTTGAAGCGGCGCCACGAGGTCGCCGACGCGATGGACGACGAGCACCTCGCCGACGTCATCGAGGAGCTTCCCGAGGACGACCAGAAGGAGCTGCTGTCCTACCTCGCCGAGGAACGGGCCGCCGACATCCTCGAGGCGATGAACCCCGACGACGCCGCCGACCTGCTGGCCGAACTCGCGCCCGCCGAACAGAGCCGCTTCCTGGAGCTGATGGAACCCGAGGAGTCGGCGCCGGTGAAGCGGCTGCTGAAGTACTCCTCGGACACCGCGGGCGGGCTGATGACGCCCGAGCCGGTGGTGCTGACACCGGACGCCACCGTCGCGGAGGCGCTCGCGCACATCCGCAACGCCGACCTCCCGGTGGCGCTGGCGAGCATGGTGTTCGTCTGCCGTCCGCCGACGGAAACGCCGACGGGACGCTTCGTCGGCGTCGTCCACTTCCAGCGGCTGCTGCGCGAACCGCCCGCGGAGATGGTGGCGAGCGCCGTCGACACGCAGTTGCCCGCGCTGCGGCCGAACGCCACGTTGTCCGAGGTCACCCGCTACTTCGCCGCCTACAACCTCACCTGCGGGCCGGTGGTGGACGCCGAGGACCACCTGCTCGGCGCTGTCACCGTCGACGACGTGCTCGACCATCTCCTCCCGGAAGACTGGCGCGAGACCGGGCTGCACGACATCACCGGCGACATCACCATCGACACAGAGGAGGCCGAGCGTGCCTGA
- a CDS encoding aminoglycoside phosphotransferase family protein encodes MTGFKIPPKFLDRAADLGPGAAEWLDSLPFLAEKYTAKWQLQYDGEAMHGFVGVAQPVRRADGSPAILKLGWPHEESDDEPLALSTWAGQGAVLLYDNVPEDGVLLLERLDATRSLETEPIQMAVETVGAIARRLAVPAPEALQRSLREEAAELVTELPETWSELGEPFDRKYLDAAVEICADLGPTAGELMVNEDLHFENVLAGEREPWLVIDPKPLSGDLEFGAISILWNRADESTMDDKIRWFSEAAGVDAERARAWTLVRAVENWTWLYEDLAEGASPESIAEDPAYAAVPAIAAWALR; translated from the coding sequence GTGACCGGTTTCAAGATCCCGCCCAAGTTCCTCGACCGCGCCGCCGACCTCGGCCCCGGAGCCGCCGAATGGCTCGACTCCCTCCCGTTCCTCGCCGAGAAGTACACCGCCAAATGGCAACTCCAGTACGACGGCGAGGCCATGCACGGCTTCGTCGGCGTCGCCCAGCCCGTGCGCCGCGCGGACGGCTCCCCCGCGATCCTCAAGCTCGGCTGGCCGCACGAGGAATCCGACGACGAACCCCTCGCACTGTCCACTTGGGCCGGTCAGGGCGCGGTCCTGCTGTACGACAACGTTCCTGAGGACGGCGTGCTGCTCCTGGAGCGCCTCGACGCCACTCGCTCGCTCGAAACGGAGCCGATCCAGATGGCCGTCGAGACGGTCGGCGCGATAGCGCGGCGGCTCGCCGTCCCCGCTCCCGAAGCACTGCAGCGGTCCCTGCGCGAGGAGGCCGCGGAGCTGGTCACCGAACTCCCGGAGACCTGGAGCGAACTGGGCGAGCCGTTCGACCGGAAGTACCTGGACGCCGCCGTGGAGATCTGCGCGGACCTCGGGCCCACGGCGGGCGAGCTGATGGTGAACGAGGACCTGCACTTCGAGAACGTCCTCGCCGGTGAACGCGAACCCTGGCTGGTGATCGACCCGAAGCCGCTTTCGGGTGACCTCGAGTTCGGCGCGATCTCGATCCTCTGGAACCGCGCGGACGAGTCCACAATGGACGACAAGATCAGGTGGTTCAGCGAGGCGGCCGGGGTGGACGCCGAACGCGCGCGGGCGTGGACGCTCGTGCGCGCGGTGGAGAACTGGACCTGGCTGTACGAAGACCTCGCCGAGGGCGCCTCGCCCGAAAGCATCGCCGAAGACCCGGCCTACGCCGCCGTCCCCGCCATCGCCGCCTGGGCATTGCGGTGA